The Dromaius novaehollandiae isolate bDroNov1 chromosome 5, bDroNov1.hap1, whole genome shotgun sequence genome window below encodes:
- the API5 gene encoding apoptosis inhibitor 5, with product MPTVEELYRNYGILADATETAGQHKDAYQVILDGVKGGAKEKRLAAQFIPKFFKHFPELADSAINAQLDLCEDEDVSIRRQAIKELPQFATGDNLPRVADILTQLLQSDDSAEFNLVNNALLSIFKMDAKGTLGGLFSQILQGEDIVRERAIKFLSTKLKTLPEEVMTKEVEEFILTESKKVLEDVTGEEFVLFMKILSGLKSLQTVSGRQQLVELVAEQADLEQTFNPSDPDCVDRLLQCTRQAVPLFSKNVHSTKFVTYFCEHVLPNLSSLTTPVEGLDIQLEVLKLLAEMSSFCGDMEKLESNLKKLFDKLLEYMPLPPEEAENGENAGNEEPKLQFSYVECLLYSFHQLGRKLPDFLTAKLNAEKLKDFKIRLQYFARGLQVYIRQLRLALQGKTGEALKTEENKIKVVALKITNNINVLIKDLFHIPPSYKSTVTLSWKPVQKADAGQKRTSEDTTSSSPPKKAPAGPKRDARQIYNPPSGKYSSNLGSFSYEQRGGFRGGRGRGWGGRGNRSRGRIY from the exons ATGCCCACCGTGGAGGAGCTCTACCGCAACTACGGCATCCTGGCGGACGCCACCGAGACGGCGGGCCAG CATAAGGATGCTTACCAGGTGATCTTGGATGGTGTGAAGGGAGGTGCCAAGGAGAAGAGACTTGCAGCCCAGTTTATTCCTAAATTCTTCAAGCATTTTCCTGAGTTGGCTGACTCAGCTATCAATGCCCAGTTGGACCTCTGTGAGGATGAAGATGTTTCT ATCCGACGCCAAGCAATCAAGGAATTGCCTCAGTTTGCCACTGGAGATAATCTTCCTCGGGTAGCAGACATACTGACCCAGCTTCTACAGTCAG ATGATTCTGCAGAATTCAATTTGGTGAACAATGCTTTGCTCAGTATATTTAAGATGGATGCTAAAG GGACTTTGGGAGGCTTATTCAGCCAAATTCTTCAAGGAGAAGATATTGTGAGAGAAAGAGCTATCAAGTTCCTCTCTACAAAACTTAAAACCCTGCCTGAGGAGGTGATGACAAAGGAGGTAGAAGAGTTCATATTAACTGAATCTAAGAAG GTCCTGGAAGATGTAACAGGCGAGGAATTTGTTCTATTCATGAAAATACTATCTGGATTAAAAAGCTTACAGACAGTAAGTGGGAGACAACAGTTAGTGGAACTGGTAGCTGAACAAGCTGATCTGGAGCAAACGTTCAATCCATCTGATCCAGACTGTGTGGACAGACTTCTGCAGTGTACTCGACAGGCAGTGCCACTTTTCTCG AAAAACGTTCATTCCACAAAATTTGTTACTTACTTCTGTGAGCATGTGCTGCCGAACCTCAGTTCTTTGACTACACCAGTGGAGGGTCTTGATATCCAGTTAGAG GTTTTGAAGCTTCTTGCTGAAATGAGTTCATTTTGTGGTGATATGGAAAAGCTTGAATCAAACTTGAAGAAACTGTTTGATAAATTACTG GAGTACATGCCACTTCCTCCAGAGGAAGCGGAGAATGGGGAGAATGCTGGCAATGAAGAACCCAAGTTGCAATTCAGTTATGTGGAGTGTTTGTTGTATAGCTTCCATCAGCTGGGGCGTAAGCTTCCAGACTTCCTCACAGCCAAGCTGAATGCGGAGAAattgaaagattttaaaatcag GCTACAGTATTTTGCTCGAGGATTGCAGGTATACATTCGACAGCTTCGTCTAGCACTCCAAGGAAAAACCGGAGAAGCCTTGAAAACGGAGGAG AACAAGATTAAAGTGGTTGCCTTGAAAATAACCAATAACATTAATGTTTTAATCAAG GATCTCTTCCACATTCCTCCTTCCTATAAAAGTACAGTTACGCTGTCCTGGAAACCGGTACAGAAGGCAGATGCAGG TCAAAAAAGAACAAGTGAAGATACAACCTCAAGTTCACCCCCGAAGAAAGCTCCAGCAGGACCAAAAAGGGATGCCAGGCAAATATACAACCCTCCCAGTGGAAAATACAGTAGCAACCTGGGTAGTTTTTCTTACG aGCAAAGAGGTGGTTTCCGAGGTGGACGAGGAAGAGGCTGGGGAGGACGTGGCAATCGTAGCAGAGGAAGAATCTACTGA